One window of Chloroflexus aggregans DSM 9485 genomic DNA carries:
- a CDS encoding sodium-dependent bicarbonate transport family permease: protein MEVLELLRINLLSPMVLAFALGIVATLVRSDLKLPDELYTTLSIYLLLAIGLKGGIALAETSLAVFWAPALATFLLGVIIPIIAYIVARRIGKLSVADAAALAAHYGSVSAVTFAASQTFLDAIGIRYEGFMPALVAILEVPAIVIALLIAQVAGGQQGGDWQKAIYELITSKSILLLVGGMIIGWLTGPRGGKEVAPLFLDLFKGALTFFLLELGMVAARRFRDLPGAGLFLLGFGIIMPIVNGLLGVLFGHWAGLSLGGSTILGVLAASASYIAAPAAVRIALPQANPGFYLTAALGITFPFNLAIGLPLYYTLATWITGGA, encoded by the coding sequence ATGGAAGTGCTGGAGTTATTGCGCATAAATCTACTTTCACCAATGGTGTTGGCCTTCGCATTAGGCATTGTGGCGACGCTTGTACGCAGTGACCTGAAACTTCCTGATGAGTTGTATACCACGCTTTCGATCTACTTGTTACTGGCAATCGGGTTAAAAGGAGGTATTGCCCTCGCCGAAACCAGCCTCGCTGTCTTTTGGGCGCCGGCTTTGGCGACGTTTCTGCTCGGCGTCATTATTCCGATTATCGCGTACATTGTTGCTCGGCGGATCGGCAAACTTAGTGTCGCCGACGCGGCTGCACTGGCGGCACATTATGGCTCGGTGTCGGCAGTGACGTTTGCCGCATCGCAGACGTTTCTCGATGCTATTGGCATTCGTTATGAGGGATTTATGCCGGCCTTGGTTGCCATTCTCGAGGTGCCGGCTATCGTGATTGCGTTGCTGATTGCGCAGGTGGCCGGTGGTCAGCAGGGTGGTGATTGGCAAAAAGCGATTTATGAACTTATCACCAGTAAAAGTATCTTATTGCTGGTCGGTGGGATGATCATCGGTTGGCTAACCGGCCCACGTGGAGGTAAAGAGGTAGCACCGTTGTTCCTCGATCTCTTCAAGGGCGCTTTGACCTTTTTCCTGCTTGAGCTTGGTATGGTTGCCGCACGGCGGTTCCGCGATTTGCCAGGTGCCGGTCTGTTTCTGCTTGGGTTTGGTATTATCATGCCGATCGTCAACGGCCTGCTCGGGGTTTTGTTTGGGCATTGGGCCGGGCTGTCACTTGGTGGTAGTACAATTCTCGGCGTATTGGCGGCGAGTGCGTCGTACATTGCGGCGCCGGCAGCGGTGCGTATCGCTTTGCCGCAAGCCAACCCCGGCTTCTATCTGACTGCGGCGCTCGGTATCACCTTCCCGTTTAATCTTGCCATCGGACTCCCCCTCTATTACACACTGGCGACATGGATTACTGGCGGGGCATGA
- a CDS encoding P-II family nitrogen regulator, translating into MELTTVKLVTIISEAILEERILHDLRKLGARGYTVGEVRGEGTRGVHASEWEGKSLRIETLVKPEVAEQILQHLAHTYFPHFAVIAYMTDVQVVRGDKFHGERT; encoded by the coding sequence ATGGAGTTAACTACCGTCAAACTTGTCACTATCATCTCCGAAGCAATTCTGGAAGAGCGCATCTTGCACGACCTGCGCAAACTCGGTGCTCGCGGCTATACCGTCGGTGAAGTGCGTGGCGAGGGCACCCGCGGCGTTCACGCTAGTGAGTGGGAAGGCAAAAGTTTGCGGATCGAAACCCTCGTGAAGCCTGAGGTGGCTGAACAGATTCTGCAACATCTGGCTCACACCTACTTTCCCCACTTTGCCGTGATCGCGTACATGACCGATGTGCAAGTGGTGCGGGGTGATAAGTTTCATGGGGAGCGAACGTAA